The segment TCGGCCGCCGATCCCCACGGCAACAGCACGCGCACGCCGCGCGCCATCATCTGCGTGGCAAGCGCGGCCCAGTGGTCGGCCGGCCATTTCTTGTCGGGATTGGACGTCGCATGGAACAGCAGCATGAACGGCGCGCCGTCGGTCACGGCTGCCGGCAGGCTCGCGTCCTGCGGTGGGACGACGCCGTACGTGGCGACGCCTTCGGGCACGTAGCCGAGCGCCTCGCCGGCGCTCACGCGCATCCCGTGCCATGCGTCGCAGTCCGGCCGCGGGCCGAAACGATGCGAATACGCGAAGCGTGCGCCCGTTTCGCCGAGATCCTGCGTCTGGTAACCGACGCGGCGCGCGGCGCGCGCCAGCGCCGAAATGATCGCGCTCTTGTAGACGCCGTGCAGGTCGATGACCGCATCGTAGCGATGCGCACGCAATGCACCGATCGACGCCGAAATCGCCTTCAGGTCGCCGGCATTCCGGAGCTTCTTGAAGCGGCGCAGCGGCGCGCACAGGACGGCGCTCACGCCCGGATGCCAGCGCACGACCTCGGCGCACGATTCGTCCACGGCCCAGTCGACTGTCACGCCGGGAAAGGCGCGATGCAGGTCCGCGACGACGGGCAACGTCTGGACGACGTCGCCGAGCGACGTCACTTTTACGATGAGGATGCGTTTCACGTTTGCGGGGAAGAGCCAGCCATTTGGGGATGCTAACGACGGATGTCCGCCGCGCACATTACTCCTGAATTACATTTGAAACAAAATGCTACAAGCTTGCGAAACGCTGTCGCCCACTGCTTGGCCCCGGTTCCTTTTTATAATCGGTCCTTTGTCCGATGGCCCGCGCCGATGCCACGCCCCGCCCTTCCCGCCCTGTTTCCGGTCCTCACCCGCCGCTCGCTGCGAATCTGGCGCCAGTACGGTGTCTTCTGGCTCGGCGCGATCGTCGTCGGCCTCGCGGCCGTGCTCTACGCGCGGCTGATCGACTGGGGCTACGAGACCTTCCGGACGATGCGCGATCATGCCGTGTGGCTGCCGCTGCTGCTGACGCCGGCGATCGCCGCCGTGTCGGCATGGCTCACGCGCCGGTTCTTCCGCGGCGCCGAGGGCAGCGGCATCCCGCAGGTGATCGCGACGCTGCATGCGCGCCCGAGTGCGTTCGGCGCCCGGCTGCTGACGCTGCGTATCCTGTTCGGCAAGGTGCTGGTCTCGTTCCTGGGCATCCTGGGCGGCTTCACGATCGGTCGCGAGGGGCCGACCGTGCAGGTCGGCGCGGCGCTGATGTTCAACCTGCGGCGCTTCTACCCGCGCTCGAACGCGCAGATCGAACGCCAACTGGTGCTTGCCGGCGCGGCAGCCGGGCTGTCGGCCGCGTTCAATACGCCGCTCGCCGGGATCGTGTTCGCGATCGAGGAGCTGACCCGCAGCTTCTCCGCGCGCGCGAGCGGCGTGCTGATCACGGCGATCATCCTTGCCGGTGTCGTCGCGCTCGGCCTGAACGGCAACTATACCTATTTCGGCACGATCGATGCCGGTCCCCATTTTCCGAAGCTGCTGGCGCTCGCGGTGCTGGTCACCGCGATCGTGACGGGCATCGCGGGCGGCCTGTTCTGCTGGCTGCTGCTCAACACCGGGCGCTGGCTGCCCGCGCAACTGCTCGGCCTGTATCGCGAGCGGCCGATCGCGTTCGCCGCGCTGTGCGGCTTCGTGATCGCCGTCGTCGGCCTCGTGTCCGGCGGCACGACGTTCGGCAGCGGCTATGCCGAAGCGCGCGGCCTGCTCGACGGCCGCGAGCAGTTGTCGGTGTTCTACCCGTTCCTGAAAATGGTGTCGATGGTCGCATCGTACCTGCCGGGCATCCCGGGCGGGATCTTCGCGCCGTCGCTGTCGATCGGCGCCGGGTTCGGCAACCTGCTGCACATCGTGTTCGGCAACATGAGCCTGCCGATGCTGATCGCGCTCGCGATGGTCGGTTACCTCGCGGCCGTCACGCAGTCGCCGATCACGTCGTTCGTGATCGTGATGGAGATGATCAACGGCCACGCGCTCGTGATTTCGCTGATGGCCACCGCACTGGTGTCGAGCCGCGTGTCGCGCTTTTTCGCGCCGCCGCTCTACGAAACGCTCGCCCAGCGCTATCTCGCGCCGCCCGTTGCGGCCACGGAACCGGCTGCGGCAACCGCGGCGGCGACGACCGGCGTCACCGAGCCGCAGGATGCTACCGCCGCGCCCGCCGATCCGCTCGACACGCTGCGCGACGAAAACAGCGACGAGCCGGCCACCACAGCGCCGGACGAGCACGCGGCACACGCGCCGGCGCCGCACGACGACGGGCCGGCGGCGGCCGGCGCCTA is part of the Burkholderia pyrrocinia genome and harbors:
- the waaC gene encoding lipopolysaccharide heptosyltransferase I, whose amino-acid sequence is MKRILIVKVTSLGDVVQTLPVVADLHRAFPGVTVDWAVDESCAEVVRWHPGVSAVLCAPLRRFKKLRNAGDLKAISASIGALRAHRYDAVIDLHGVYKSAIISALARAARRVGYQTQDLGETGARFAYSHRFGPRPDCDAWHGMRVSAGEALGYVPEGVATYGVVPPQDASLPAAVTDGAPFMLLFHATSNPDKKWPADHWAALATQMMARGVRVLLPWGSAAEHDDAQDIAARAPGAVVLPAMTVRELGAALGRAALVVGVDTGFVHMAHALQRPTVMIFVATSRHHCGIGGAPNALSIGEPGTMPSVEQALDAIDAVGPAYGALRARLTA
- a CDS encoding chloride channel protein, translated to MPRPALPALFPVLTRRSLRIWRQYGVFWLGAIVVGLAAVLYARLIDWGYETFRTMRDHAVWLPLLLTPAIAAVSAWLTRRFFRGAEGSGIPQVIATLHARPSAFGARLLTLRILFGKVLVSFLGILGGFTIGREGPTVQVGAALMFNLRRFYPRSNAQIERQLVLAGAAAGLSAAFNTPLAGIVFAIEELTRSFSARASGVLITAIILAGVVALGLNGNYTYFGTIDAGPHFPKLLALAVLVTAIVTGIAGGLFCWLLLNTGRWLPAQLLGLYRERPIAFAALCGFVIAVVGLVSGGTTFGSGYAEARGLLDGREQLSVFYPFLKMVSMVASYLPGIPGGIFAPSLSIGAGFGNLLHIVFGNMSLPMLIALAMVGYLAAVTQSPITSFVIVMEMINGHALVISLMATALVSSRVSRFFAPPLYETLAQRYLAPPVAATEPAAATAAATTGVTEPQDATAAPADPLDTLRDENSDEPATTAPDEHAAHAPAPHDDGPAAAGAYGPALPGPRDAQ